One part of the Rutidosis leptorrhynchoides isolate AG116_Rl617_1_P2 chromosome 1, CSIRO_AGI_Rlap_v1, whole genome shotgun sequence genome encodes these proteins:
- the LOC139897667 gene encoding uncharacterized protein: protein MPEDVLVNDVEDPIGSIILSVYPVYLENLGNPTYHQQRSILAPTHEIVNIINDRMMESLDGDARIFLSSDIICQTERDSHFNSELYTTDYLNRINIGGLPKHNLILKVGVPVILLRNVVQSRGLCNGTRLQITEQMDKMIKAKILTRTHVGTITAIPRMLIVPSDKRIPFRFQRRQYPISMCITMTIKANASLSRMWVYSFQNHFNFMLHSRELRQKRD from the coding sequence ATGCCTGAAGATGTGTTAGTAAATGATGTGGAAGATCCAATTGGATCAATTATTTTGTCTGTATATCCAGTCTATTTGGAAAACCTCGGAAATCCTACCTACCATCAACAACGTTCAATTCTTGCACCAACTCACGAGATTGTTAACATAATCAACGATCGAATGATGGAGTCGCTTGATGGTGATGCAAGAATCTTCTTAAGCTCGGACATCATATGTCAAACGGAAAGAGATTCTCACTTTAACAGTGAGTTATACACAACGGATTACCTAAACAGGATCAATATTGGTGGTTTACCCAAGCACAATCTTATTCTAAAAGTTGGTGTACCTGTAATTTTGCTTAGGAATGTTGTTCAATCACGTGGATTGTGCAATGGTACTCGACTCCAAATAACTGAACAAATGGACAAAATGATTAAAGCTAAGATCTTAACACGTACACACGTTGGCACAATAACTGCTATTCCACGCATGTTAATTGTTCCATCTGATAAGAGAATTCCATTCAGATTTCAAAGACGTCAGTACCCAATATCCATGTGCATCACAATGACAATCAAAGCCAATGCCAGTCTCTCGCGCATGTGGGTTTATTCCTTCCAAAACCATTTTAACTTTATGTTGCACTCTCGAGAGTTACGTCAAAAAAGGGACTAA